Proteins from a single region of Mumia flava:
- the nuoH gene encoding NADH-quinone oxidoreductase subunit NuoH — protein sequence MSDVFGNEELWVVILKAVAVFVFLVLLTLFNIWFERRVVARMQHRVGPNVWGPFGLLQSLADGIKLALKEEIFPKHAHKLVYFLAPVITVVPAFLAWAVIPIGPEVTIPFTDTQTVLQLTDLPVAILYVLAVTSIGVYGIVLGGWASGSTYALLGGVRSTAQVISYEVAMALSFVGVFMYAGSMSTSEIVAAQGEDMWFALPLLPSFLIYLIAMVGETNRAPFDLPEAEGELVGGFHTEYSSLKFALFFLGEYINMATVSALATTMFLGGWRAPWGISQIPGANEGYWPVLWFLGKVLLLIFLFIWLRGTLPRLRYDQFMRLGWKLLIPISLVWIVMVMVMRRVTLDGGVDRQVLLIASGVVVVLLLALQFIPEKPEPEPEPEPAEFDAFAGGFPVPPLPGQRRESTETVGSSASGEKEV from the coding sequence ATGAGCGACGTCTTCGGCAACGAGGAGCTGTGGGTCGTCATCCTCAAGGCGGTCGCGGTCTTCGTCTTCCTGGTCCTGCTGACGCTCTTCAACATCTGGTTCGAGCGCCGCGTCGTCGCGCGGATGCAGCACCGCGTCGGCCCGAACGTCTGGGGCCCCTTCGGTCTGCTCCAGAGCCTCGCGGACGGCATCAAGCTCGCGCTGAAGGAGGAGATCTTCCCGAAGCACGCGCACAAGCTGGTCTACTTCCTCGCCCCGGTGATCACCGTGGTGCCGGCGTTCCTGGCCTGGGCGGTCATCCCGATCGGGCCCGAGGTGACGATCCCGTTCACCGACACCCAGACCGTGCTCCAGCTGACCGACCTGCCGGTCGCGATCCTCTACGTGCTCGCGGTGACGTCGATCGGCGTCTACGGCATCGTCCTCGGCGGCTGGGCGTCCGGCTCGACGTACGCGCTGCTCGGTGGCGTCCGCTCCACGGCCCAGGTGATCTCGTACGAGGTCGCGATGGCGCTGTCGTTCGTCGGTGTCTTCATGTACGCCGGCTCGATGTCGACGTCGGAGATCGTGGCCGCGCAGGGCGAGGACATGTGGTTCGCGCTCCCGCTGCTGCCGTCGTTCCTGATCTACCTGATCGCGATGGTCGGCGAGACCAACCGGGCGCCGTTCGACCTGCCCGAGGCCGAGGGCGAGCTCGTCGGCGGGTTCCACACCGAGTACTCCTCGCTGAAGTTCGCGCTGTTCTTCCTCGGCGAGTACATCAACATGGCGACCGTCTCCGCGCTCGCGACCACGATGTTCCTCGGCGGCTGGCGTGCGCCGTGGGGCATCTCGCAGATCCCGGGCGCGAACGAGGGCTACTGGCCGGTCCTGTGGTTCCTCGGCAAGGTCCTGCTGCTGATCTTCCTGTTCATCTGGCTGCGCGGCACGCTGCCCCGCCTGCGCTACGACCAGTTCATGCGCCTCGGCTGGAAGCTGCTGATCCCGATCTCGCTGGTCTGGATCGTGATGGTGATGGTGATGCGCCGCGTGACGCTCGACGGCGGCGTCGACCGTCAGGTGCTGCTGATCGCCTCCGGCGTGGTCGTCGTGCTGCTGCTCGCGCTCCAGTTCATCCCGGAGAAGCCCGAGCCCGAGCCGGAGCCCGAGCCGGCCGAGTTCGACGCCTTCGCCGGCGGCTTCCCCGTCCCCCCGCTGCCCGGTCAGCGCCGCGAGTCCACCGAGACGGTCGGCTCGAGCGCGTCCGGCGAGAAGGAGGTCTGA
- the nuoI gene encoding NADH-quinone oxidoreductase subunit NuoI, whose product MATMKERLWDPVAGFGVTFRTMFRKPVTVQYPFEKKPTAPRFHGRHQLNRWPDGLEKCIGCELCAWACPADAIYVEGASNTDEERFSPGERYGRVYQINYLRCILCGLCIEACPTRALTMTNEYELADDSREALIYEKSDLLAPLLPGMETPPHPMLLGETERDYYRGGATVAAGSSPTEESETLDAFAAARRGGLDGEGER is encoded by the coding sequence ATGGCGACGATGAAGGAACGGCTGTGGGACCCGGTCGCCGGCTTCGGCGTCACGTTCCGCACGATGTTCCGCAAGCCCGTGACGGTCCAGTACCCGTTCGAGAAGAAGCCGACGGCGCCGCGTTTCCACGGCCGCCACCAGCTGAACCGCTGGCCGGACGGTCTGGAGAAGTGCATCGGCTGCGAGCTGTGCGCCTGGGCGTGCCCGGCGGACGCGATCTACGTCGAGGGCGCCTCGAACACCGACGAGGAGCGCTTCTCCCCGGGCGAGCGGTACGGCCGCGTCTACCAGATCAACTACCTGCGCTGCATCCTGTGCGGCCTGTGCATCGAGGCGTGCCCGACGCGTGCGCTCACGATGACCAACGAGTACGAGCTGGCCGACGACAGCCGCGAGGCGCTGATCTACGAGAAGTCGGACCTGCTCGCGCCGCTGCTGCCGGGGATGGAGACGCCGCCGCACCCGATGCTGCTCGGTGAGACCGAGCGCGACTACTACCGCGGCGGCGCCACGGTCGCTGCCGGATCGAGTCCGACCGAGGAGTCCGAGACGCTCGACGCGTTCGCGGCGGCGCGGCGCGGCGGGCTCGACGGCGAGGGGGAGCGGTGA
- a CDS encoding NADH-quinone oxidoreductase subunit J gives MTAFWLLAPIVVVAAVGMVVARKAVHSALMLAVVMIGLAMMYAMQDAPFLFAVQIIVYTGAIMMLFLFVLMLVGVDKTDSLVETLKGQRLVAILLAVLFGVVAVVVVAQTAVAPAVGLDAANEGGNVQAIADLLFSPYVFALEATAALLITAVLGAMVLAHRERLEPKRTQKDLALERMQRYADDGTHPGNLPTPGVFARHNAVDVPALLPDGSAAPESTSKVLRDRGAVRDGVFDRDVALTLRRLASDDPVGGERGVIEPGPTDSSAGPEREEDER, from the coding sequence GTGACCGCGTTCTGGCTCCTCGCCCCGATCGTCGTGGTCGCGGCGGTCGGCATGGTGGTGGCGCGCAAGGCCGTGCACTCGGCGCTGATGCTCGCCGTCGTGATGATCGGGCTCGCGATGATGTACGCGATGCAGGACGCGCCGTTCCTGTTCGCGGTGCAGATCATCGTCTACACCGGCGCGATCATGATGCTGTTCCTGTTCGTGCTCATGCTGGTCGGCGTCGACAAGACCGACTCGCTCGTCGAGACCCTCAAGGGCCAGCGGCTCGTCGCGATCCTGCTCGCCGTGCTGTTCGGTGTGGTCGCGGTCGTCGTGGTCGCCCAGACCGCGGTCGCTCCGGCCGTCGGGCTCGACGCCGCGAACGAGGGCGGCAACGTCCAGGCGATCGCCGACCTGCTCTTCAGCCCGTACGTGTTCGCGCTCGAGGCCACCGCGGCCCTGCTGATCACGGCCGTGCTCGGTGCGATGGTGCTCGCCCACCGCGAGCGGCTCGAGCCGAAGCGGACGCAGAAGGACCTCGCGCTCGAGCGGATGCAGCGCTACGCCGACGACGGCACGCACCCCGGCAACCTGCCGACCCCCGGTGTCTTCGCCCGGCACAACGCGGTCGACGTGCCGGCCCTGCTGCCGGACGGCTCGGCCGCGCCGGAGTCCACGTCGAAGGTGCTGCGCGACCGCGGCGCCGTCCGCGACGGCGTCTTCGACCGCGACGTGGCGCTGACCCTGCGCCGGCTCGCGTCCGACGACCCGGTCGGCGGCGAGCGCGGTGTGATCGAGCCCGGCCCGACGGACTCGTCGGCCGGGCCCGAGCGTGAGGAGGACGAGCGGTGA
- the nuoK gene encoding NADH-quinone oxidoreductase subunit NuoK — protein MSVEPFIGLSALLFTIGAFGVLLRRNAIVVFMCVELMLNATNLAFVTFARAHGNLDGQVAAFFVMVVAAAEVVVGLAIIVSIFRTRRSASVDDASLLKL, from the coding sequence GTGAGCGTCGAGCCGTTCATCGGCCTGTCGGCCCTGCTGTTCACGATCGGTGCGTTCGGCGTGCTGCTGCGACGCAACGCGATCGTCGTGTTCATGTGCGTCGAGCTGATGCTGAACGCCACCAACCTCGCGTTCGTGACGTTCGCCCGGGCGCACGGCAACCTCGACGGCCAGGTCGCCGCCTTCTTCGTGATGGTGGTCGCCGCCGCCGAGGTGGTCGTCGGGCTGGCGATCATCGTGTCCATCTTCCGTACGCGTCGCTCGGCCTCGGTCGACGACGCCAGCCTGCTGAAGCTCTGA
- the nuoL gene encoding NADH-quinone oxidoreductase subunit L, which yields MTSLSGVVLAAADHTEVTPVAADGVFSLLWLAVAIPALSAALLLVSGRALDRVGHLIGTLAPIVSFVIGLLAFIALLGRDASERAVTDELWTWIQIGDFDVSMSVYYDQLAALFVLLITGVGSLIHLYSIGYMAHDERRRRFFAFLNLFVAAMLTLVLAGDYLVLFLGWEGVGLASYLLIGFWQHKNSAAVAAKKAFIVNRVGDMGMALAIMLMFAQLGTTDIHAVGESVQSVSSGVATALGLLLLLAACGKSAQVPLQSWLLDAMEGPTPVSALIHAATMVTAGVYLIVRSSAIYDLSESARTAVMIVGAVTLLFGAWIGCAKDDIKKALAGSTMSQIGYMILAAGLGPAGYAFAIFHLLTHGFFKANMFLGAGSVMHAMDDDVDMRHYGALRKALPITFVTFAAGYLAIIGFPPFAGFFSKDHIIEAAFGTNLWAGLAALVGAGVTAFYMTRLMIMTYFGDKRWREDVHPHESPLVMTIPLMVLGVLSFIGGALIFNDWIVDWLEPVTGEEHHELAVPAIVLTLIILATVAVGVAVAYLLFARNPIPDTAPQQVSVLTRAGRADLYGDAFNEAVFMRPGQYLTRSLVYVDGRGVDGSVQGAAELVGDGARGLRRLQTGFVRQYAAEIFGGALIVVLALLAVTLA from the coding sequence ATGACGAGTCTGTCCGGCGTGGTGCTGGCTGCCGCCGACCACACCGAGGTGACCCCGGTCGCTGCGGACGGGGTGTTCTCCCTGCTCTGGCTCGCGGTCGCGATCCCGGCGTTGAGCGCTGCCCTGCTCCTGGTCTCGGGTCGCGCCCTGGACCGGGTGGGCCACCTGATCGGCACGCTGGCACCGATCGTGTCGTTCGTGATCGGCCTGCTGGCGTTCATCGCGCTGCTCGGGCGGGACGCGTCCGAGCGGGCTGTCACCGACGAGCTGTGGACGTGGATCCAGATCGGTGACTTCGACGTCTCGATGAGCGTCTACTACGACCAGCTCGCGGCGTTGTTCGTCCTGCTGATCACCGGGGTCGGGTCGCTGATCCACCTCTACTCGATCGGCTACATGGCCCACGACGAGCGCCGTCGCCGGTTCTTCGCGTTCCTCAACCTGTTCGTCGCCGCGATGCTCACCCTGGTGCTCGCCGGCGACTACCTGGTGCTCTTCCTCGGCTGGGAGGGCGTGGGTCTCGCCTCGTACCTCCTGATCGGGTTCTGGCAGCACAAGAACTCCGCGGCCGTCGCCGCCAAGAAGGCCTTCATCGTCAACCGTGTCGGTGACATGGGGATGGCGCTGGCGATCATGCTGATGTTCGCGCAGCTCGGCACCACCGACATCCACGCGGTCGGCGAGAGCGTCCAGAGCGTGTCGTCCGGCGTGGCGACCGCGCTCGGCCTGCTCCTGCTGCTCGCGGCCTGCGGCAAGTCGGCACAGGTGCCGCTCCAGTCCTGGCTGCTGGACGCGATGGAGGGCCCGACCCCGGTCTCGGCGCTGATCCACGCGGCGACGATGGTCACCGCGGGCGTCTACCTGATCGTGCGGTCCTCGGCGATCTACGACCTCTCGGAGTCCGCACGGACCGCGGTGATGATCGTCGGTGCGGTGACGCTGCTCTTCGGCGCCTGGATCGGCTGCGCGAAGGACGACATCAAGAAGGCGCTCGCCGGCTCGACCATGAGCCAGATCGGCTACATGATCCTCGCCGCGGGCCTCGGGCCGGCCGGGTACGCGTTCGCGATCTTCCACCTGCTGACGCACGGGTTCTTCAAGGCGAACATGTTCCTCGGCGCCGGCTCGGTGATGCACGCGATGGACGACGACGTCGACATGCGTCACTACGGCGCGCTGCGCAAGGCGCTGCCGATCACGTTCGTCACGTTCGCGGCCGGCTACCTCGCGATCATCGGCTTCCCGCCGTTCGCAGGCTTCTTCTCGAAGGACCACATCATCGAGGCGGCGTTCGGGACCAACCTCTGGGCGGGGCTCGCGGCGCTGGTCGGCGCGGGCGTGACCGCGTTCTACATGACGCGGCTGATGATCATGACCTACTTCGGCGACAAGCGGTGGCGCGAGGACGTCCACCCGCACGAGTCGCCGCTGGTGATGACGATCCCGCTCATGGTGCTCGGTGTGCTGTCGTTCATCGGCGGCGCCCTGATCTTCAACGACTGGATCGTCGACTGGCTGGAGCCGGTGACCGGCGAGGAGCACCACGAGCTCGCCGTCCCGGCGATCGTGCTCACGCTGATCATCCTGGCGACGGTCGCGGTCGGTGTCGCGGTGGCCTACCTGCTCTTCGCCCGCAACCCGATCCCGGACACGGCGCCGCAGCAGGTCTCGGTCCTCACCCGGGCCGGCCGCGCCGACCTGTACGGCGACGCGTTCAACGAGGCGGTGTTCATGCGACCCGGTCAGTACCTCACCCGTTCGCTGGTCTACGTCGACGGCCGAGGGGTCGACGGCAGCGTGCAGGGTGCCGCCGAGCTCGTCGGTGACGGCGCCCGCGGGCTGCGCAGGCTGCAGACCGGTTTCGTCCGCCAGTACGCGGCGGAGATCTTCGGCGGCGCGTTGATCGTCGTCCTGGCCCTTCTGGCGGTGACTCTCGCGTGA
- a CDS encoding NADH-quinone oxidoreductase subunit M, giving the protein MSMPWLTMLLALPLVGALVVAAIPGARAGAARWTALGFSLANLVLALLMLTQFDTGDGGYQLTEQHAWIEPLGISYALGVDGIGLTLILMTAVLVPIVIVASWHDADDARWRVSTFFALMLALEGLVIGVFAATDVFLFYVLFEAVLIPAYFLIGGFGGARRSYAAVKFLMYSLAGGLLMLASVIGLWALSNSQGDPSFLLSDLTGLDIGVTEGRWLFLGFFLAFAVKAPMVPLHSWLPDAASSATPGTSVLLVSVLDKLGTFGMIRFCLELFPEASEWASPVVVTLAVVSVVYGALLAIGQDDMMRLIAFTSVSHFGFIVLGIFALTTQSASGSTFYMFNHGIATAGLFLVAGFLIKRRGSARISDFGGVQKVAPVAAGFLLIVGLASLSLPGLSTFVGEFMVLAGTFTRYGAAAVIATIGIVLAALYILLMYQRTMTGPLRDDNRSVTDLVPREIVALAPVVVLLIGFGFFPQPILDAVNPAVEQTLEHVGVTDPEPAATSVPNAEGSSE; this is encoded by the coding sequence ATGTCCATGCCCTGGCTGACCATGCTGCTGGCGCTGCCGCTCGTGGGCGCGCTCGTGGTCGCGGCGATCCCCGGCGCGCGTGCCGGTGCCGCCCGCTGGACCGCCCTGGGCTTCTCGCTCGCGAACCTCGTGCTCGCGCTGCTGATGCTCACGCAGTTCGACACCGGCGACGGCGGCTACCAGCTCACCGAGCAGCACGCCTGGATCGAGCCGCTCGGCATCAGCTATGCGCTCGGCGTCGACGGCATCGGCCTCACGCTGATCCTGATGACGGCCGTGCTGGTCCCGATCGTGATCGTGGCGAGCTGGCACGACGCCGACGACGCCCGCTGGCGCGTCAGCACCTTCTTCGCCCTGATGCTCGCGCTCGAGGGGCTCGTGATCGGCGTGTTCGCCGCGACCGACGTGTTCCTCTTCTACGTGCTCTTCGAGGCGGTGCTGATCCCCGCGTACTTCCTGATCGGCGGCTTCGGCGGTGCGCGGCGCTCGTACGCCGCGGTGAAGTTCCTGATGTACTCGCTCGCCGGCGGGCTGCTCATGCTCGCCTCGGTGATCGGGCTGTGGGCGCTGTCGAACAGCCAGGGCGACCCGTCGTTCCTGCTGAGCGACCTGACCGGCCTCGACATCGGCGTCACGGAGGGCCGCTGGCTGTTCCTGGGCTTCTTCCTCGCCTTCGCCGTCAAGGCGCCGATGGTGCCGCTGCACTCGTGGCTGCCCGACGCGGCGTCGTCGGCGACGCCGGGGACGTCGGTGCTGCTGGTCAGCGTGCTCGACAAGCTCGGGACCTTCGGCATGATCCGGTTCTGCCTCGAGCTGTTCCCCGAGGCTTCCGAGTGGGCGAGCCCGGTCGTGGTGACGCTCGCCGTCGTCAGCGTCGTCTACGGCGCGCTGCTCGCGATCGGCCAGGACGACATGATGCGCCTGATCGCGTTCACGTCGGTCTCGCACTTCGGCTTCATCGTGCTCGGGATCTTCGCGCTGACGACCCAGTCGGCGTCGGGCTCGACGTTCTACATGTTCAACCACGGGATCGCGACCGCCGGTCTCTTCCTGGTGGCGGGCTTCCTGATCAAGCGGCGCGGCTCGGCGCGGATCTCCGACTTCGGCGGCGTCCAGAAGGTGGCACCGGTCGCGGCCGGCTTCCTGCTGATCGTCGGTCTCGCGTCGCTGTCCCTGCCGGGCCTGTCGACGTTCGTCGGCGAGTTCATGGTCCTGGCGGGGACGTTCACCCGCTACGGTGCGGCCGCGGTGATCGCGACGATCGGCATCGTCCTGGCGGCGCTCTACATCCTGCTGATGTACCAGCGGACGATGACCGGCCCGCTGCGCGACGACAACCGGTCGGTCACCGACCTGGTGCCGCGCGAGATCGTCGCCCTCGCTCCGGTGGTCGTGCTCCTGATCGGGTTCGGGTTCTTCCCGCAGCCGATCCTCGACGCGGTCAACCCGGCCGTCGAGCAGACGCTGGAGCACGTCGGGGTCACCGACCCCGAGCCGGCGGCGACGTCCGTCCCGAACGCTGAGGGGAGCTCCGAGTGA
- the nuoN gene encoding NADH-quinone oxidoreductase subunit NuoN — translation MLASDLATTVQAATTVESPSIHYAAIAPILVVLGTAVVGVALEAALPRHRRFTVQAVVAALGIVAAFATTVWIATGLDPVGDGDVTARGEITAAGAIAVDGPAVFTWGLLLVFGLLGVMLFSERRLDSGLSAFTGQAAAAPGSSDERKVTQMRIEHGEVFPLALFALGGMMYFACANDLIGAFIALEVLSLPLYVLCGLARRRRLLSQEAAMKYFLLGAFSSAFFLYGIALTYGYAGSFNLAEIDAAVSSQIGSSNLLLAGMALIAVGLLFKVAAVPFHAWTPDVYQGAPTPVTAFMAAGTKVAAFVIMLRIFFVAFGGARWDWAPMIWGIAIVTMFFGAIVTIAQTDVKRMLAYSSIAHAGFLLVGFAGAYEGASAAGLTSVSAVLFYLTAYGFAVIGAFAVVTLVRDAGGEATHLGRWAGLGKESPLLASAFAIFLLSFAGIPLTGGFIGKWSVFAAAWSGDAWPLAVCGVVASVIALFFYIRVVVLMFFAEPQGEGPTVAVPSLLTSSVVVVAVAVTIVLGVVPGPVLELVQQAGVFVR, via the coding sequence GTGCTGGCCAGCGACCTGGCGACGACCGTCCAGGCGGCGACGACGGTCGAGTCCCCGTCGATCCACTACGCCGCGATCGCCCCGATCCTGGTGGTGCTCGGCACCGCCGTGGTCGGCGTGGCGCTCGAGGCGGCGCTCCCGCGCCACCGGCGCTTCACCGTCCAGGCCGTCGTCGCTGCGCTCGGCATCGTCGCGGCGTTCGCGACCACGGTCTGGATCGCGACCGGGCTGGACCCCGTCGGCGACGGCGACGTCACCGCCCGTGGCGAGATCACCGCCGCCGGCGCGATCGCCGTCGACGGTCCGGCGGTCTTCACCTGGGGACTCCTGCTGGTCTTCGGGCTGCTGGGCGTCATGCTGTTCTCCGAGCGGCGCCTCGACAGCGGCCTGAGCGCGTTCACCGGCCAGGCGGCCGCGGCGCCCGGCAGCTCCGACGAGCGCAAGGTCACGCAGATGCGGATCGAGCACGGCGAGGTCTTCCCGCTGGCGCTGTTCGCGCTCGGCGGGATGATGTACTTCGCCTGCGCCAACGACCTGATCGGCGCGTTCATCGCGCTCGAGGTGCTGAGCCTGCCGCTGTACGTCCTGTGCGGGCTCGCGCGTCGTCGCCGGCTGCTGAGCCAGGAAGCCGCCATGAAGTACTTCCTGCTCGGCGCGTTCTCCTCGGCGTTCTTCCTGTACGGGATCGCGCTGACCTACGGCTACGCCGGGTCGTTCAACCTCGCCGAGATCGATGCGGCGGTCTCCTCGCAGATCGGGAGCAGCAACCTGCTGCTGGCCGGGATGGCCCTGATCGCCGTCGGGCTGCTCTTCAAGGTCGCCGCGGTGCCGTTCCACGCCTGGACACCGGACGTCTACCAGGGCGCACCCACGCCGGTGACGGCGTTCATGGCCGCGGGCACGAAGGTCGCGGCGTTCGTGATCATGCTCCGGATCTTCTTCGTCGCCTTCGGCGGAGCCCGCTGGGACTGGGCGCCGATGATCTGGGGCATCGCGATCGTGACGATGTTCTTCGGCGCGATCGTGACCATCGCGCAGACCGACGTGAAGCGGATGCTCGCGTACTCCTCGATCGCCCACGCCGGCTTCCTGCTCGTCGGTTTCGCCGGGGCGTACGAGGGGGCGTCGGCGGCGGGCCTCACCAGCGTGTCGGCCGTGCTGTTCTACCTCACGGCGTACGGCTTCGCGGTGATCGGTGCGTTCGCGGTGGTCACCTTGGTCCGCGACGCCGGCGGTGAGGCGACCCACCTGGGTCGCTGGGCCGGGCTCGGCAAGGAGTCGCCACTGCTGGCGAGCGCGTTCGCGATCTTCCTGCTGTCGTTCGCGGGCATCCCGCTGACCGGTGGGTTCATCGGCAAGTGGTCGGTGTTCGCCGCGGCCTGGAGCGGCGACGCGTGGCCGCTCGCGGTGTGCGGCGTCGTCGCCTCGGTGATCGCGCTGTTCTTCTACATCCGGGTCGTCGTGCTGATGTTCTTCGCCGAGCCGCAGGGGGAGGGCCCGACGGTCGCCGTGCCCAGCCTGCTGACCTCGTCGGTCGTCGTCGTGGCGGTGGCTGTCACAATCGTGTTGGGCGTGGTTCCCGGTCCGGTGCTCGAGCTCGTGCAGCAGGCCGGCGTCTTCGTCCGCTGA
- a CDS encoding polyprenyl synthetase family protein, with protein sequence MPSFTSGVAEADPDLEARLRVRLDEVEKQLVAAVHDDDGFIDEAAGHLLAAGGKRFRPLLVLLAAEFGDAGASDIAPAAVVIELTHLATLYHDDVMDEAALRRGAASANARWDNSIAILTGDYLFAVASRVVADLGPDAVRIQAETFQRLVHGQIHETIGPREGQDRLRHYLDVVADKTGSLVATAARFGAMTSGAPTAVVEALTEFGERIGVAFQLADDVIDIASESADSGKTPGTDLREGVPTLATLLVQAEARPEDARLLELLAGPITDDAEHAEALTLLRANPALDRARALVRQEADEARALLDGLADVPARAALASLCDRVVDRLG encoded by the coding sequence GTGCCGTCCTTCACCTCCGGTGTCGCCGAGGCCGATCCTGACCTCGAGGCCCGGCTGCGGGTGCGCCTCGACGAGGTGGAGAAGCAGCTCGTCGCCGCGGTCCACGACGACGACGGCTTCATCGACGAGGCTGCCGGCCATCTGCTGGCTGCCGGCGGCAAGCGGTTCCGGCCGCTGCTCGTGCTGCTGGCCGCGGAGTTCGGCGACGCCGGCGCGTCCGACATCGCCCCCGCGGCGGTCGTGATCGAGCTGACCCACTTGGCGACGCTCTACCACGACGACGTGATGGACGAGGCCGCGCTGCGACGCGGCGCCGCCTCCGCGAACGCGCGCTGGGACAACTCGATCGCGATCCTGACCGGCGACTACCTCTTCGCCGTCGCGTCGCGGGTGGTCGCCGACCTCGGACCGGACGCCGTCCGGATCCAGGCCGAGACGTTCCAGCGGCTCGTGCACGGTCAGATCCACGAGACGATCGGCCCGCGCGAGGGCCAGGACCGGCTGCGGCACTACCTCGACGTCGTCGCCGACAAGACCGGCTCGCTGGTCGCCACCGCGGCGCGCTTCGGTGCGATGACCAGCGGCGCCCCGACCGCGGTGGTCGAGGCGCTGACGGAGTTCGGAGAGCGGATCGGCGTCGCGTTCCAGCTCGCCGACGACGTGATCGACATCGCGAGCGAGAGCGCCGACTCCGGCAAGACCCCGGGCACCGACCTGCGCGAGGGCGTCCCGACGCTGGCGACGCTGCTGGTCCAGGCCGAGGCGCGGCCCGAGGACGCCCGCCTGCTCGAGCTGCTCGCGGGTCCGATCACCGACGACGCCGAGCACGCCGAGGCCCTCACGCTCCTGCGCGCGAACCCGGCGCTGGACCGCGCCCGCGCGCTCGTGCGTCAGGAGGCCGACGAGGCGCGTGCGCTGCTCGACGGGCTGGCCGACGTCCCGGCCCGCGCCGCGCTGGCGTCGCTGTGCGACCGCGTGGTCGACCGCCTGGGCTGA